The DNA region aaaaaaataaggaaaacttGCTTAGTGGCCCATTTTAGAGCTAGACGAGGAGGTTCGGACTTACCCCCGAGTCGGCTGCCAGGGACCAGTTTGCACTGTTCTGTCGCATCTCCTCAAGGGTCCAGGGTCTCTCCCACATCTGAGCATCTTTCTGTGAGCTCGGGCCATTTGTGATTCCCTCCGACAACCCGCTCATCTTCAGCCAGATCACAGTTTGGTATTGATGCAAGTTAATAATTCAGAAATGCTTTTGAAAAGTTGTAAACAAATGGTTAAAAAGAAGGCTCTTCTTGAGAAATAGTGCGTTTCTGAATATCTCAACTACATTGGCGATGTTGGAGTGAAAACCCTAAACAGCAGTGGCGGCTTTATCCTCGTGGAACACCTCCAATGTGACACCACGGTGCTGTGATATTACAGCACCATTTTTTCCCATTTACTCCAagcaaaataacacaaaaatcaaaaagaaaccTCGCCGATGGCTGTGATTGAAGCTGGCAGAACAGTGCTGTCGTCTGATCAAGGCTTTAAATCTCCTCACAGTAAAATAAACTAATAGGCCATCGTTTGTTTGACTGCGGGTCTTTGCTCATGTGATCTTTGCCTGCATCTACTTACAAAGCCTCATATAACCCTTCCTGACGACTGTTCGCGGACTTGCAACTTGCATCGATCGCCTGTTTTTCCTCGTAATTTGGGGAGTTTGTGCACATCGTTTGAAGGATCGAAATCGCGCAAAAGCGGTGCGAGTAATCACATTTTTGCTGCACTTCCGACTCATGACTGCCACAGCTGCAGTAGGAGACTCGGGCTTTCGCAACAACAAATTGCGAAAGCGAACTTGCAACGTTTGGGAGCCACAGTGAAATTGCTTGAATTTCGTTTCCCCCTCGGCAGCTTTGAATTTCAAATGAGACTTGTCATCTCAGGGAGACAGCGAGGACTGTTTAGTTAGCAGCTACTTTGACTTAGCtagctggcagcagcagccctcgGAACCGCGGCTCCTGGCAGCAACAAAACAATTTAAAGTGTTTCCAGGCCTACCCTTAAGTCCTCCGGTCAACCTCCGTCCACAATGGTCACCTGTAGCCCCGAACGGCGTAGAAAATGAGATCGATTATGCTAAATTCGGCCCTTGCCTCATTGGTCTTCTGACAGGTCAGCCATGTTCTGTCTGCAGACAGTCACCTGACtgccgttgccatggaaaccagtgAAAGGGGGGCGGAGTGGAACGGACCGAATATTCAACCAAAAGAGAAACCTAATCGATTAGATGAGGATTCTCCGATGGATATTTATTTGAAGTATTAAAACCACCGTAATAAGTCTTTTTCTTGACAGCTAACACCGTCCCTAAATATAAAAagttatatatatttttttaacaataacCGAACTTTATCCACCCGAGCGGAAGCTTTAAAATGTGAACTTGGTGAACCGACACTTTCTTCAGATAGACATTTGAATTCTGCATTGATTTCAATCAATGACATTtataaaaggaaggaaaatgacCTTAAGAAAAGCCATTTAGCCGTCCCTGAGAATGCAACAAGTGCAAAAGCATTTTGTTCATTTACGAAAATAAAAATCGAATCGTCACGCATATTTAAGTCAATTTATTTCCAGTGAAAAAAGTACAGGCTTCTTTACTATAAacatctttaattaaaaaacaaatagaaaatataAACACTGCAAACAAGTAAAACTCTGATAAACAACATATGTAAATATAGGGTGTTCAGTGGAACAGTTAATAAAAAATATTACCTTTGCCCTGAACAAACCCAAAGGTTCTTCAATTTAAAACCATACAATTAAAATATTCCCCGAGCATCTAACCCAGGGGTGGCAATACACAGGTTGTTGCCCGTTAACTCAGGAATAGGGCAACGGAAAATCACGGTCAGCCTCTTCTGCACTCATCTGCGCCGGAGAATCCtgccctgctgtccacccttttaaatctgctgctccatcagcttTGTCTGACTTTGTGTCATCCTCTGTCTCTTGACTGTCACTCATGGCGTCTTTTTCTTCATAATTGTCATCCTCAGAGTACACATCTTTCTCTTCACTGCTACTGCTTTCTTCTTCGTTTCCCTCCACGGACACAGGCCCCTCTCCATTGTCACTGCcgtccacttcctgctcttcttgGCTGTTATGTATATCTCCAGGCAAAGGTTTCCAATAATCGTACAGCTTTCCCTGTGGGAGAAAAGGAGAGTATTCAGTCAGGGGACTGCtgaaatgtacattttataGCAAATCTAAAGAATTTTTTCTGAAAGAATCAAAAAGACCACTTTACATCGAGAGGTTTGGTCCTCTGAAGGAGGATCTGCCACTTGGTGTACATTCTGGCAACAAGGTCCTTCACCTGGAGGGAGACCAGAGCGGAAACAGAGGAGAGGACTGTTATGAATACAAATACTGTTAATGAAATATAGATAAATATGTAACGACCGCTGGAAGAAGTTTGAGTTTGATGCATTTTATGCAGGTCATGGTGTTTGACTCCACTTGCTGACAAAAAAGGAACTAAAAGAATTGATGTTGAGGAAACAGGAGCCAGTCAATTAACATCATGTCTTTCTCAGAAATAACTGACTCACCAAAACTCAATCCGTTCACAGAAGTAGCTCCTTTGTAGTAGCTTATTCTGGTTCTGTCTGGTTAACTCAGTTAGAAACTGCTGCCGACTACGGATTTCTCCTGTTCATTGTCACTGTTGTATTATGTGATTAATGGGTTTAGAACTTGACTGCGTGACAAAATTCCTTCCGGATAAAAATCACAAAGCTCTGGATTTGTCAAGGCTGCACGACGTTTTAACTGAATCTAAATGAAAACACACGAttgcacacaaacaccagcTGGGCTTCTTGCCGTGGCGCTCACCTTGCTCCGGTAGAGACATTTCCCGCTCTCCCTGATGTTACACTTGACGTGAGTATCCAGCTcggagcagaggagctggactTCCATCTATGACccagaaagaaaagcaacatcACGATGGGACGGATGATTAATCGGCCACACTTCAAACTCCCAGTAGAAAGAGTAAGACCGGGCTGACCTTTTGATTGGCTGAGAAGATTAGTTGAGAATTGGTCGCTTCATTTGCCAAGGTCAAAAGGCTGTAGCAGAGGTAGTAGGCCTAAGATGGTGGATAAACCATTCAGTCATAACAGCGTCCAATGAAACAGGTCAACCCAAAATAAGGACCTGATCCTCTTTACCTCCTGGTCGAGGGTGGCCGGATCTTTCTGAGTCCTGCTCGAGGAGTTCTGCAATTGTCTGAGGAGCAAGGAGGGTCGCATCAGGGGCAGGTACGGCCTCAGCTCCGAGAgctgtgtgagggagggagaactAACCATTATTGGTGAACAGAGGAAGCCAAGAAAGCTCTCCTGGTGAAACAACAAACCTTGAACTCTCCCGCTACCGGCCTGTACGTACAGTGTCCTTTCAGTAGCTTGGAGATCATAGACAGACTCAGGTGTTGGCGCAGCTGCAACACCTCATTCCTGACAGAAATGAACACCGTTATTATGTATATGAAAGACGGCGCAGCATAACCGTCCAGAGGGGAAACCCAGAACATAGGAAAATAATGGCGTACTTTCTGCGCACGGTGTGAGGCAGCAGTTGGACTATCAGGCACATGTTGTGGTGGTCACCTGTCAGATTAGTGAGAGCCAGACAGATCCGAGGCAGCTGGAAACatgacacatttaaaaagaaatatataaTCAACACTTAATGGAGGATTTTTGCATCGCACCAGAATTTGTTGGAAAAAGGGAATAAGAGATATATGGACTGACCATGGCTCTCCAGTCTCTGATATTATACAAGATTTTGTACTGCAGAGGGTACAGGTCCACACTCGGGTGGAGGATGAGCTGCGTGTCCAGGCTCACTGTGTTcaccacagtcagcagcaggagcagctcctcATCACTGTAGGCTCGTGGACAGAGGGTCATACAGTAGGACAGGTACTGCAGAGGGGAACACAGAAGCAAGGAGCAGCTGAATGATGCTTTCCTGTCCCGTGTGCATCTCCCAGAGATGGCAGGAAACAATTAATCACTTATTTTTGTTCATACCTTCAAAATGTTGTCGTAGTTGTATTCAGGGAAAGAGGCCTGGTCCCCGTCAACGGAGCTCTCGGTTGTGATAATATTCTCCTCCCTGCAAACACAGATCAAGTGTTATCGGCCTTAAACTTAATTATAATGGCTCGCACACTGAGGCGTCGCAGAAAGGAATCAGTTACTTACAACAAGTCTCTCTCTGTGAATGAAGGCTGCAAATTCTCCAAAgggaaaagaacaacaaaagcagCTCCCATATTCATCAGGGCCAGTGCAATATCGGCTAAGGTGGGCATCCATACTTCAAAGTTCTGTCTTCCATTTCTCCCTGAAACAGGAAAACCATGCTGAAATCCCCAAACGAGGAAAATCCAACAAGCTAATGCGCGTGCTATGGGACACTGACCTATCTGATAAGCAGCAGTGCAGGCAATGTCACACAGAGCCTTTAATGCCTTTTCCGATACCATCCTCTCGTTATGGACCGACATCAGCTGATGAGATCAAGACAGAATCACTGCCAAAGCTTgagggaaggggaaaaaaagcctgcCAGCATTTTAAAGGGTTGATGCGGTACCTTGAATAAGAACTGGGAAACCTGTGATGGACAGGGTAAGTGGCTATTGAAGACGTCCTGGAACATACCGACACAAACATGCATCTTCAGCTGAGCTGGGCTGGATCTGAGGGGAAACAAAAAGACCTGCCATTTGCTGATCTTTAGCTCCAATTCTTATCTGCTCCTCATTCTGTTTTAATCAGTGTAATAATGATTCTTTATTTCACTATAGTAATACATGCCATCTGTACAAAGATCCTTTTGTTCTTCATATAAGGGAGTATATCACTCATTGTCAGTGCAGTGCTGCAATTATTGTTATATAATTATTAGGGGTTATAGCCTTCACAGCTCAGGGTCACAAAGCCCTTTACAGGATATAAGCAGCAACTCCTGCAGACTCACACTGTGGAAACTTGTTTGCGTTGTagctcttttatttcatttttatactCTTACAAAAGAAtgaagttatctcttatttggcTTTTCCtcgttatattctttattcttgttgtattgtttctcattacttaatgtttctcattacttgttaatgcttaatgttgaTGTGTGAGCTTGTAACCCTCTATATTCAAGGATGACAGGGTGCAGCTGCTGTAAGGAGTATtaggaagtgacattgactggagacagcgCTGCAGAGCATGACGCAGGAGgacacagaagcaggaggatTTATTCTTTTATGTGTCTGTTTATACCATTTATGGAAGAACGTGCAGGATGCGAGCCAAGATAACTAACCGGTGAAGGCCTACTCATATACTCACCACTATGGTTTACATTCTTTGCTTTGTATGgaatcttgtgtttccccctccccttaggcacatttgaattctgtgtaactagggaccttctaatctcaataaaagaaggatggcggaagatGTGTctcaggacgtgttggagatctgtaactgagcacatctcttcgtcctccttgctgcaagtaaaaaCTTAAAGCTGTTTGTTTCTCTTGTGTTTTAGTTTATTCGAGCCTAACACACTGTTAACCTAACAAGATCTTAACACAGAACTTACATCAGAAGAGCTCTCTGTGTCCACTCCTTTAAGTGACCAATGCACGTTTTGAGCTGCAGCGTTTCCTGGTTGAAGATCCGGCCAAATCTGTCCAGGTTAAACACCTTCTCTCCCGGTGGAACGTCACGGAATGCATTACACGTCAGTGAGTAATGCTGGAGGAATTCTCTGAGAAACAAATTGCAACAGTAAAACACCAAGTGAGGTTCAGGGACAGTGGTTCAGCGACAGGGTCCGCTCGCTTTATTTTGCCTTACTGCTGCTCCGTGTTGATCTCCTCAGGTTTTTCACACTCGGCTATTTTCAACAGGCCCTCTTTACACTCCGTTAGCAGCTGTTCCTCAATCTCTTTAGCTCTAATTTAAAGGGATGAGAAATTTACTCCTCACTTGCAAACACCAAGAAGCACCATGCCTTTTTCAGCAACATACCTCTCAGTGGATTTCTTTTCTTGTAGCATCTGATCAAGGTTATTTTTGTAGATGCCTGGTTGTGTGACAGATGGCAACGGCTGCTGCGGAACATCTAAACAAGGTTTTTTACCTAATAGGGGTGAATGACACATTTGTCCTGAGGAGCTTACAGTCTTTGACTGGCTGGGATGTCCATGTGCACTAGGCTCCGAGGAGTTTTCCTTCTCTTGTGTATCAAGTGGCTTTGCAGCACAATTCATCATCTCATCTAAAGACAATAGGacctcctcctcgctgctgttGGAGCTCTGGCTTAGATCCAAACCTAATGCAAACTGCAGGTCTCGGTTCAGCTCCACATCCAGAGGATACTCATTACTCTCTCTGTCTGCTTGGTTCTCCTGGGGTGGAGTCTGAGAACA from Takifugu rubripes chromosome 4, fTakRub1.2, whole genome shotgun sequence includes:
- the slf2 gene encoding SMC5-SMC6 complex localization factor protein 2 isoform X1; protein product: MIRETENLGDTRTQEECPRTSVKDVLQSRPHMTSSLRETTMKHCQVPDKVPPPSPGTMTTLQSPQLCSKSVHFLLQQQPVCSSASGPSSCESFSPSINGLHSTPRHRLTPLHQSVGSSGNNSLFTLGSPRNNNANHKSQAPVSVILSSTSPKIKFKDVKRHSMPSHIRNNSTAKSKESFSYSGSKNVKKQRHKSHKQIRDKRLRSSESPVSFSRSSQKRHREYELCDAGAKKLCSENQQTVTPKLSPGISSSSSSVASPEHHPKFSSRTTGNQLRKEPLCDLNPSPKYKSTESSCSSALPNSCTIQQPAVGVLQAVIRLTPNKCISLLEIGPNSDNGCMAELNSPETDHSGKANTSFSIKNSQKDTGSAQQLESSRSHSSGPQHNASVSAKNSGRGNVVGETRCNSAKTASKQKTSVSSRRSSGPPDDIGDLFTPDPLTYVAIPPTPKSNGTINKSSSTVARPVTSPKPVSISNNKVTGNLKIRKESPGTGSRQKASPLIPQSSSSCVGLGLDSLKQMHVENTVEQESTEIVYSTEKQMSNLDVTTCTAESDTILEASPAHCSQTPPQENQADRESNEYPLDVELNRDLQFALGLDLSQSSNSSEEEVLLSLDEMMNCAAKPLDTQEKENSSEPSAHGHPSQSKTVSSSGQMCHSPLLGKKPCLDVPQQPLPSVTQPGIYKNNLDQMLQEKKSTERAKEIEEQLLTECKEGLLKIAECEKPEEINTEQQEFLQHYSLTCNAFRDVPPGEKVFNLDRFGRIFNQETLQLKTCIGHLKEWTQRALLISSPAQLKMHVCVGMFQDVFNSHLPCPSQVSQFLFKLMSVHNERMVSEKALKALCDIACTAAYQIGRNGRQNFEVWMPTLADIALALMNMGAAFVVLFPLENLQPSFTERDLLEENIITTESSVDGDQASFPEYNYDNILKYLSYCMTLCPRAYSDEELLLLLTVVNTVSLDTQLILHPSVDLYPLQYKILYNIRDWRAMLPRICLALTNLTGDHHNMCLIVQLLPHTVRRKNEVLQLRQHLSLSMISKLLKGHCTYRPVAGEFKLSELRPYLPLMRPSLLLRQLQNSSSRTQKDPATLDQEAYYLCYSLLTLANEATNSQLIFSANQKMEVQLLCSELDTHVKCNIRESGKCLYRSKVKDLVARMYTKWQILLQRTKPLDGKLYDYWKPLPGDIHNSQEEQEVDGSDNGEGPVSVEGNEEESSSSEEKDVYSEDDNYEEKDAMSDSQETEDDTKSDKADGAADLKGWTAGQDSPAQMSAEEADRDFPLPYS
- the slf2 gene encoding SMC5-SMC6 complex localization factor protein 2 isoform X2, with the translated sequence MIRETENLGDTRTQEECPRTSVKDVLQSRPHMTSSLRETTMKHCQVPDKVPPPSPGTMTTLQSPQLCSKSVHFLLQQQPVCSSASGPSSCESFSPSINGLHSTPRHRLTPLHQSVGSSGNNSLFTLGSPRNNNANHKSQAPVSVILSSTSPKIKFKDVKRHSMPSHIRNNSTAKSKESFSYSGSKNVKKQRHKSHKIRDKRLRSSESPVSFSRSSQKRHREYELCDAGAKKLCSENQQTVTPKLSPGISSSSSSVASPEHHPKFSSRTTGNQLRKEPLCDLNPSPKYKSTESSCSSALPNSCTIQQPAVGVLQAVIRLTPNKCISLLEIGPNSDNGCMAELNSPETDHSGKANTSFSIKNSQKDTGSAQQLESSRSHSSGPQHNASVSAKNSGRGNVVGETRCNSAKTASKQKTSVSSRRSSGPPDDIGDLFTPDPLTYVAIPPTPKSNGTINKSSSTVARPVTSPKPVSISNNKVTGNLKIRKESPGTGSRQKASPLIPQSSSSCVGLGLDSLKQMHVENTVEQESTEIVYSTEKQMSNLDVTTCTAESDTILEASPAHCSQTPPQENQADRESNEYPLDVELNRDLQFALGLDLSQSSNSSEEEVLLSLDEMMNCAAKPLDTQEKENSSEPSAHGHPSQSKTVSSSGQMCHSPLLGKKPCLDVPQQPLPSVTQPGIYKNNLDQMLQEKKSTERAKEIEEQLLTECKEGLLKIAECEKPEEINTEQQEFLQHYSLTCNAFRDVPPGEKVFNLDRFGRIFNQETLQLKTCIGHLKEWTQRALLISSPAQLKMHVCVGMFQDVFNSHLPCPSQVSQFLFKLMSVHNERMVSEKALKALCDIACTAAYQIGRNGRQNFEVWMPTLADIALALMNMGAAFVVLFPLENLQPSFTERDLLEENIITTESSVDGDQASFPEYNYDNILKYLSYCMTLCPRAYSDEELLLLLTVVNTVSLDTQLILHPSVDLYPLQYKILYNIRDWRAMLPRICLALTNLTGDHHNMCLIVQLLPHTVRRKNEVLQLRQHLSLSMISKLLKGHCTYRPVAGEFKLSELRPYLPLMRPSLLLRQLQNSSSRTQKDPATLDQEAYYLCYSLLTLANEATNSQLIFSANQKMEVQLLCSELDTHVKCNIRESGKCLYRSKVKDLVARMYTKWQILLQRTKPLDGKLYDYWKPLPGDIHNSQEEQEVDGSDNGEGPVSVEGNEEESSSSEEKDVYSEDDNYEEKDAMSDSQETEDDTKSDKADGAADLKGWTAGQDSPAQMSAEEADRDFPLPYS